In Dehalobacter sp., the following proteins share a genomic window:
- a CDS encoding prephenate dehydrogenase — protein MDFLEEPGFGSMEITVVGLGLIGGSFAMALNKLKPKKIWAVDVNSSVLEQAEKTGVISKGFTEASIPLQSSDIVVICIYPELAVQFVKDNLAYFKHGALITDTAGLKEQVVQEISSVLREDLSFVGGHPLAGKESSGFAYASEEIFRGANYLITPIDGTKNESLRLVERLILGLGCRQPIRMEPHKHDEIIALTSQLPHVIAAALMNSSCAEDTGSFVGGSFRDATRVARMNAELWSELLLENKDNILEQIDVFIENVRMIRTAVAEKDRDSLKQMLENAGRGREKF, from the coding sequence GTGGATTTCTTGGAAGAACCGGGCTTTGGTAGTATGGAAATTACGGTAGTGGGTCTGGGACTTATTGGCGGATCATTCGCCATGGCTTTGAATAAACTAAAACCAAAGAAAATCTGGGCAGTCGATGTTAACAGCAGCGTACTGGAACAAGCAGAAAAAACGGGTGTGATCAGCAAAGGATTCACGGAGGCAAGCATTCCGCTGCAAAGCTCGGATATTGTTGTGATCTGCATCTATCCGGAGCTTGCCGTTCAGTTTGTGAAAGACAACCTGGCCTATTTTAAACACGGTGCCCTGATTACGGATACAGCAGGACTCAAAGAACAAGTCGTTCAGGAGATTAGTTCAGTCTTAAGGGAAGATTTGAGCTTCGTCGGGGGACATCCGCTGGCTGGCAAAGAATCCAGCGGATTTGCCTATGCTTCTGAAGAGATTTTCCGGGGGGCCAACTATCTAATTACCCCAATCGACGGCACGAAGAATGAAAGCTTGAGACTGGTGGAAAGGTTGATTCTTGGTCTCGGCTGCAGACAGCCGATCCGAATGGAACCGCATAAACATGACGAAATAATTGCGCTGACAAGTCAACTTCCGCATGTCATTGCGGCCGCCCTGATGAACAGTTCCTGTGCTGAGGATACCGGCAGCTTTGTCGGAGGCAGCTTCCGCGATGCAACACGGGTCGCGAGAATGAATGCCGAGCTCTGGAGTGAACTTCTACTCGAAAATAAAGACAATATTTTAGAACAAATTGACGTGTTCATCGAAAACGTCCGGATGATCCGAACGGCGGTCGCAGAAAAGGATCGGGATTCGCTGAAACAAATGCTTGAGAATGCCGGCCGGGGCAGAGAAAAGTTTTAA
- the aroF gene encoding 3-deoxy-7-phosphoheptulonate synthase: MIIVMRPKTPPEEIAKMKQKILDLGCEVHESLGVNYHILGLIGNTSSIDPDTLHANDYVEKVIHVQEPFKKVNRLFHPEDTVISVGDRKIGGDTFAVIAGPCSVESETQIVGIAEAVKESGAAFLRGGAFKPRSSPYSFQGLREDGLELLKIARAKTGLPIVSELMSTEYLERFVEDVDIIQIGARNMQNFELLKEVGKIQKPVILKRGLSSTIEELLLAAEYILAHGNENVIFCERGIRTFENYTRNTLDLTAVPVIKKLSHLPVIVDPSHAAGLWWLVEPMAKAAMVVGADGVMIEVHNDPANAKCDGQQSIKPEKFQALMDSLRQLAVIQNKII, from the coding sequence ATGATTATTGTAATGAGGCCGAAGACGCCACCAGAGGAGATCGCGAAGATGAAACAGAAGATATTGGACCTGGGATGTGAGGTTCATGAGTCTTTAGGCGTGAACTACCATATTCTTGGATTGATCGGGAATACCAGCAGCATTGACCCGGACACGCTGCATGCAAATGATTATGTTGAAAAAGTCATTCATGTTCAGGAGCCTTTTAAAAAGGTTAACCGTTTATTCCACCCGGAAGATACGGTCATCAGTGTCGGGGACAGAAAAATCGGCGGCGATACCTTTGCTGTGATTGCCGGTCCGTGTTCGGTAGAAAGTGAAACGCAAATTGTCGGCATTGCCGAAGCGGTTAAGGAATCCGGAGCTGCTTTTTTAAGAGGCGGCGCTTTTAAGCCGCGTTCCTCACCGTACAGCTTTCAGGGTTTAAGAGAGGATGGCCTGGAACTTTTGAAAATAGCCAGGGCAAAGACAGGACTGCCAATCGTGTCGGAATTAATGTCGACCGAATATCTGGAGAGATTCGTTGAAGATGTGGATATTATTCAGATCGGCGCCCGCAATATGCAGAACTTTGAACTCTTAAAAGAAGTCGGAAAAATTCAAAAACCGGTGATTCTAAAAAGAGGGTTATCCTCGACCATTGAGGAATTATTACTCGCTGCGGAATATATTCTGGCGCATGGCAACGAGAATGTTATTTTCTGTGAAAGAGGCATCCGGACTTTCGAAAATTACACCCGAAATACGCTTGACCTGACTGCTGTGCCGGTGATCAAGAAACTGAGTCATCTTCCGGTTATTGTTGATCCAAGCCACGCGGCAGGGCTGTGGTGGCTTGTCGAACCGATGGCTAAAGCAGCGATGGTCGTAGGTGCCGACGGTGTCATGATCGAAGTGCACAACGACCCGGCCAATGCCAAATGTGACGGGCAGCAGTCTATCAAACCGGAGAAATTCCAGGCTTTAATGGACTCGCTGAGACAGCTGGCGGTTATACAGAACAAGATTATTTAA